From the genome of Torulaspora globosa chromosome 2, complete sequence, one region includes:
- the GAP1 gene encoding amino acid permease GAP1: MGLVGDEKTGKAPVVKDSELHNVEVEYLHGPDSFEQSAGSSDGQPRSRWGRFVDSFKRAEEIEVDPNLSEVEKAALRTAQAPLQRHLKNRHLQMIAIGGAIGTGLFVGSGTALRTGGPAGIILGWGLTGTMIYCMVMATGELNTVFPVAGGFTTYAVRFLDESLGFALNFNYMLQWLVVLPLEIVAASITVNFWGTDPKYRDGFVALFWVVIVIINLFGVRGYGEAEFVFSIIKVITIVGFIIMAIVLICGGGGREYIGAKYWYHPGAFVGDTAGKQFKGFCSVFVTAAFSFAGSELVGLAGSEAQNPRKAVPAAAKQVFWRITLFYILCLLLIGMLVPYNDPRLIGASSVDAAASPFVIAIVNAGIKGLPSVINVVILIAVLSVGNSAIYTCSRTLAALADQGFLPKIVGYIDRGGRPMVGIIISSVFGLLAFVAESSKEGEVFNWLLAISGLSSLFSWAGICFCQIRFRSALAVQGRSTDELPFKAPLGCWGSYWGAFMCFVMLAAQFYVALFPIGSKPNASDFFSAYLAFPIVLAFYIFHKIWKKNWKFLIKLEDMDIDTGRREVDVELLKQELAEERAVLAAKPFYIRWWSFWC; the protein is encoded by the coding sequence ATGGGCTTGGTAGGCGACGAAAAGACTGGCAAAGCGCCGGTCGTGAAGGACTCCGAGCTTCACAACGTTGAGGTGGAGTATTTGCACGGTCCAGACTCGTTTGAACAGTCGGCAGGCAGCAGTGATGGCCAGCCGCGGTCGAGATGGGGAAGGTTTGTGGATTCTTTCAAGAGAGCAGAGGAGATTGAGGTGGATCCCAACTTGTCGGAGGTTGAGAAGGCTGCCTTGAGAACTGCGCAGGCTCCGTTGCAGCGTCATTTGAAAAATAGACATCTGCAAATGATTGCCATTGGTGGCGCTATTGGTACCGGGCTGTTTGTCGGTAGTGGTACGGCTTTGAGAACTGGTGGTCCCGCCGGTATCATCCTCGGGTGGGGCTTGACTGGTACTATGATATACTGCATGGTTATGGCGACAGGTGAGCTGAACACGGTGTTTCCCGTGGCCGGTGGGTTTACCACTTACGCGGTGCGTTTCTTGGACGAGTCGCTTGGATTTGCCCTGAATTTCAACTACATGTTGCAATGGTTAGTGGTGTTACCACTGGAGATTGTCGCGGCGTCGATCACAGTTAACTTTTGGGGTACCGATCCGAAGTATCGCGATGGGTTTGTTGCATTGTTCTGGGTTGTTATTGTCATTATCAATCTGTTCGGCGTCAGAGGCTATGGTGAAGCCGAATTTGTGTTTTCGATTATCAAGGTGATCACCATCGTCGGGTTCATCATTATGGCCATCGTGTTGATCTGCGGTGGCGGGGGCCGCGAGTACATCGGGGCCAAGTACTGGTACCATCCTGGTGCATTCGTCGGAGATACGGCTGGGAAGCAGTTCAAAGGCTTCTGCTCTGTCTTTGTGACCGCCGCATTCTCTTTTGCTGGTAGTGAACTGGTCGGTTTGGCAGGCTCTGAGGCCCAAAACCCCAGAAAGGCTGtgcctgctgctgcaaaacAGGTTTTTTGGAGAATAACCTTATTCTATATCCTCTGCCTATTGTTGATCGGTATGCTGGTTCCCTATAACGACCCACGTTTGATTGGTGCTTCTTCGGTGGATGCTGCAGCATCACCATTTGTCATTGCCATTGTCAATGCCGGCATTAAAGGTCTACCTAGCGTCATCAACGTGGTCATCCTTATCGCCGTGCTGTCCGTTGGTAATTCTGCAATCTACACCTGCTCCAGAACCCTAGCGGCTCTTGCAGATCAAGGCTTTTTGCCCAAGATTGTCGGCTACATCGATCGCGGCGGCAGACCGATGGTTGGCATCATAATTTCCTCAGTGTTTGGTTTGCTAGCATTCGTCGCTGAATCTAGCAAGGAAGGGGAAGTTTTCAATTGGCTGTTGGCCATCTCCGGTCTCTCGTCTTTGTTCTCCTGGGCTGGTATTTGTTTTTGCCAAATCCGTTTCAGGTCAGCTTTAGCCGTTCAAGGTAGATCCACGGACGAGCTGCCCTTCAAGGCTCCATTAGGCTGCTGGGGTTCCTACTGGGGGGCTTTCATGTGTTTCGTAATGTTGGCTGCTCAATTTTATGTTGCTCTATTCCCAATTGGCAGTAAACCAAACGCTTCAGATTTCTTCTCTGCGTACTTGGCATTTCCTATCGTGCTGGCATTTTACATCTTCCATaagatctggaagaagaactggaaatTCTTAATCAAATTAGAGGACATGGATATCGATACCGGCAGAAGAGAAGTTGACGTGGAGTTGTTAAAACAGGAATTGGCCGAAGAAAGAGCCGTTCTCGCTGCAAAACCATTCTACATCAGGTGGTGGAGCTTCTGGTGTTAA
- a CDS encoding FAD-dependent oxidoreductase (ancestral locus Anc_8.66), with product MPDSVVIVGAGVIGLTIAHQLLLDIQSQSSASKLKKLTFISRNYPNDEPLTHEYTSPWAGAHFRPFPHRPEAYETDKRESAYTRVTYKFFQKFAAEHPESTIEFMKGVDWLAKPTSEYLGLGPGLSKDSLVDLRTLSKPELPPGVEYGCEYLTWCLNAPEYLKFLQAQVEQLCLRLRIPLEFSRLNLTSLQDIEKWFGGTNVVFNASGTGLLYSGGYDPKSFSIRGQTLLLNVPNPNSIRYAHATITHQGNDGSWTFVIKRPASNGKPQYILGGTKQLDDDLIVPREADTQALLSRARKLFPDLLFPDGSFDIVRVNVGFRPARQAGSRVELEASPENGLKIVHAYGFGGMGYEVSVGAAQHAIRLYKSRPSRL from the coding sequence ATGCCCGATTCTGTGGTCATTGTCGGCGCAGGAGTCATTGGCCTGACTATTGCACACCAATTGCTGCTGGATATTCAAAGCCAATCGAGCGCAAGTAAGCTAAAGAAATTGACCTTTATCTCGAGAAATTATCCCAATGACGAGCCGTTGACTCATGAATATACTTCGCCCTGGGCAGGCGCCCACTTTAGACCTTTCCCACATAGGCCAGAAGCCTACGAGACTGACAAGAGAGAAAGTGCCTACACTAGGGTGACTTACAAGtttttccaaaagtttgCTGCAGAACACCCGGAATCGACGATTGAGTTCATGAAAGGTGTTGACTGGTTGGCGAAACCGACCTCCGAGTATCTTGGCCTCGGACCGGGCCTCAGTAAGGACTCCTTGGTAGATCTTAGGACGCTTTCTAAGCCGGAATTGCCTCCCGGCGTTGAGTACGGCTGCGAATACCTCACCTGGTGCTTAAATGCTCCAGAGTATCTAAAATTTTTGCAAGCCCAGGTGGAACAGCTGTGTCTGAGACTGAGAATCCCATTGGAGTTCTCCAGGCTCAACTTGACCTCTTTACAAGACATCGAGAAGTGGTTCGGCGGCACTAACGTGGTCTTCAATGCCAGCGGAACTGGTTTACTGTACTCTGGCGGCTACGATCCCAAGTCTTTCAGCATCAGAGGCCAAACCCTTCTTTTGAACGTCCCGAACCCAAACTCCATACGCTATGCCCACGCTACTATAACACACCAAGGGAATGACGGATCGTGGACTTTTGTCATCAAGAGGCCGGCTTCCAATGGCAAGCCCCAGTACATCCTGGGAGGTACCAAACAATTGGACGACGATCTGATTGTGCCTCGCGAGGCGGACACACAGGCGCTTTTATCTAGAGCACGCAAATTATTCCCAGATCTCCTCTTCCCTGATGGCTCATTCGACATCGTTAGAGTCAACGTGGGTTTCAGACCTGCAAGACAAGCCGGCAGCAGAGTCGAACTCGAAGCGTCGCCAGAGAACGGCCTGAAGATCGTTCATGCCTACGGTTTTGGCGGTATGGGCTACGAGGTATCTGTGGGAGCCGCCCAGCATGCCATTAGACTGTATAAATCAAGGCCTAGCAGGCTTTGA
- the WWM1 gene encoding Wwm1p (ancestral locus Anc_8.65): MAQSRDVVPKVPGGWKAVFDDEYKQWFFVDLSTKQSQWEAPRGTEWPNSRRAAPPPPPAYDSQPPQPQQQQRYASQPPQQYYPQQTQPMYQQPMYGQQPMYGQQPMYQQPMYQQPMYQQAPQKRNNHAMRNGLLGAGAGMVGGFLLADAMQPDVIIENNYEGGYDGGDFGGGDFGGGDF; the protein is encoded by the coding sequence ATGGCCCAAAGCAGAGACGTTGTTCCCAAAGTTCCCGGTGGCTGGAAGGCGGTATTCGATGACGAATATAAGCAGTGGTTTTTCGTTGATCTAAGCACCAAGCAATCTCAATGGGAAGCCCCAAGAGGCACTGAATGGCCAAATAGTAGGCGTGCTGCTCCACCACCTCCACCTGCATACGACTCACAACCACCACAACcccagcagcaacaacgCTACGCTTCTCAGCCTCCGCAGCAGTACTATCCGCAGCAGACGCAGCCAATGTATCAACAGCCAATGTACGGACAGCAGCCAATGTACGGACAGCAGCCCATGTATCAGCAGCCCATGTATCAGCAGCCAATGTACCAGCAGGCTCcgcagaagagaaataaCCATGCGATGAGAAACGGTCTACTTGGGGCCGGAGCTGGTATGGTTGGCGGTTTCTTGCTGGCTGATGCCATGCAACCGGATGTTATCATCGAGAATAACTACGAAGGTGGGTATGATGGGGGAGATTTTGGCGGAGGGGACTTCGGTGGTGGAGACTTTTGA
- the IES1 gene encoding Ies1p (ancestral locus Anc_8.64), which produces MRKKVYDPIHDVFQNQAESDEDSKAAMNDQASASGRAEIAEDDDDMNTESEEDHGSPIKGFPVPSVTTSRKKMKESSKYNRHLKKPDGEFFSRKDLQFHFLRRLLLDDRPLFTNIFKEIYAKSMAPLASVGRNAARVSDKAYDARAFVFNDKLTFSQHYILTLASSTKCSKVLRDKLLLDHQVAFSTCILALLVNIGRLNTTINFYLEMTSQLRTFHSVPCLQYKVADLKSLQDTPRLKSILKNLPIGNEQIDLSEFYETPSGGSHRLNLVNLLFTLCDSVSLVNLKLLSKYVCANGKTVSLFNILDSPGYEPEDRCNVLLWLLYIHTETDLTDDAIQRSIKIFTQDDKLPLRPTDEDYDKDSQDEIDFGMQQKAKRKEFLKRIKHHDAEDRETQEQEEEAKEEENEQEEDTLKEELDETLQETDSLEEEIPVPATPQRKRRDVTKDKKELKRRKIEHAISATVKSEPQNNEADRIEYLIETDKNKIVGKLGRSDRKTGEQFIRDLLESQGPVRWKRRDLGLLKIFNEYEDIPMASVIGIRGKKRKKFKDNVLGFETDFLRNFAAAKKIMLQHQDSDDDLRDAFHL; this is translated from the coding sequence atgaggaagaaggtATACGATCCCATTCACGACGTTTTCCAGAATCAAGCAGAAAGCGATGAGGATTCAAAGGCAGCGATGAATGATCAAGCATCTGCATCCGGAAGAGCCGAAATCGCagaggatgacgatgatatGAATACTGAGAGCGAGGAAGATCACGGCAGTCCGATAAAGGGCTTTCCAGTACCTTCTGTTACTACCAGTCggaaaaagatgaaagaatCAAGCAAATATAACAgacatttgaagaaaccagaCGGGGAATTCTTCTCTCGGAAAGATTTACAATTTCAtttcttgagaagattATTGCTTGATGATCGTCCTCTCTTTAccaatatcttcaaagagatttaTGCAAAATCTATGGCACCGCTGGCGTCTGTCGGACGCAACGCTGCAAGGGTGAGCGATAAAGCTTACGATGCGAGAGCATTTGTCTTTAATGATAAACTGACGTTCTCACAGCATTACATCCTCACCTTGGCATCTTCAACCAAATGTTCTAAGGTGTTGAGAGATAAACTGTTGCTGGATCATCAAGTTGCGTTCTCTACCTGCATACTGGCGTTGCTGGTGAATATAGGCAGACTGAATACGACGATAAACTTTTACTTGGAGATGACATCTCAGTTGCGAACTTTCCATTCTGTACCCTGTTTGCAGTACAAAGTGGCTGATCTGAAATCTTTACAGGACACTCCAAGACTAAAATctattttgaaaaatctcCCCATTGGGAACGAGCAAATTGATCTATCTGAGTTTTATGAGACGCCAAGCGGCGGCAGCCATAGATTGAACCTTGTGAATCTGCTTTTCACTCTGTGTGATAGCGTGAGTCTGGTCAACTTAAAGTTGCTCTCCAAGTACGTTTGCGCCAACGGCAAGACCGTCTCATTGTTCAACATACTCGATTCCCCAGGCTATGAGCCAGAAGATCGGTGCAATGTCTTGCTGTGGCTTCTGTACATCCACACGGAGACGGACCTAACGGACGATGCAATACAACGATCgatcaagatcttcacTCAAGACGACAAGCTTCCACTGAGGCCCACAGATGAGGACTATGATAAGGATTCTCAGGACGAAATCGACTTTGGCATGCAGCAGAAAGCGAAGAGAAAGGAGTTCCTTAAGCGGATCAAGCACCACGACGCAGAGGACAGGGAAACTCaggaacaagaagaagaagcgaaggaagaagaaaacgaGCAGGAGGAAGACACCCTAAAGGAGGAACTAGACGAAACATTACAGGAAACGGACTCTTTGGAGGAGGAAATTCCAGTGCCTGCCACTCCACAGCGCAAGAGGCGAGATGTGACAAAGGATAAGAAGGAGctcaagagaagaaagatcgAGCATGCAATTTCTGCAACGGTTAAGAGCGAACCACAGAACAACGAAGCAGATAGAATTGAGTATCTCATCGAGACGGATAAGAACAAGATTGTTGGGAAGCTCGGACGGAGCGATCGCAAAACAGGCGAACAGTTCATTCGAGATCTGCTAGAATCGCAAGGACCCGTCCGGTGGAAACGACGCGATCTTGGACTTCTGAAGATCTTCAACGAATACGAAGACATCCCGATGGCGTCTGTAATTGGTATCAGAGGCAAGAAACggaagaagttcaaagacaACGTCCTTGGGTTTGAGACTGATTTTCTGAGAAATTTCGccgctgccaagaaaatAATGCTACAGCACCAGGACTCCGATGATGACCTCCGCGACGCTTTCCATTTATAA
- the CTF19 gene encoding Ctf19p (ancestral locus Anc_8.63), giving the protein MDFTSDSTVRRSSSASAAGLAQSSSELEDGLPEADLQLIRLHEQRDSLISKRNRLLQELESLKRRTQAPLENVAGADARLMDLVLLSGPESATIGPAVETIDGSTDLQRELATKSDTLPLLNMQARLQSLRELYAGVELEVESIEDATATEVIVKAQFSKLRPAFHVTLKLKYREAVLVGCDVQDMSRSVRWLLRDLVRCQNPPRILLGCFEFDSLRERRSAEFDRLASAMSRYPSLVTVERESEACIRFARSVSPTAVLRVQWLIELADMWPSTTIATTLVNGSGELIDTEQIKAGLLREYGVSLGLQELCKACLCL; this is encoded by the coding sequence ATGGATTTTACTTCAGACTCGACGGTCCggaggagcagcagcgcGTCTGCAGCCGGGCTCGCGCAGTCCTCGAGCGAGCTCGAGGACGGGCTGCCCGAGGCAGACCTTCAGCTCATCAGGCTTCATGAGCAGCGGGACTCGCTGATCTCGAAGAGGAACCGCCTGTTGCAGGAACTCGAGTCGCTGAAACGTAGGACGCAGGCGCCGCTGGAGAACGTCGCTGGCGCAGATGCAAGACTCATGGATCTCGTGTTGCTGTCCGGTCCCGAGTCAGCAACCATCGGACCAGCGGTAGAGACAATCGATGGGAGCACCGATTTGCAGAGGGAGCTGGCGACCAAGAGCGATACATTGCCCCTGTTGAACATGCAAGCGAGGCTGCAAAGTTTGCGTGAACTCTACGCTGGCGTGGAGCTGGAGGTCGAGAGCATCGAGGATGCCACCGCGACGGAAGTGATCGTCAAGGCCCAGTTCAGCAAGCTTCGACCCGCGTTCCACGTGACGCTGAAGCTGAAGTATCGGGAAGCCGTCCTTGTGGGCTGCGACGTGCAAGATATGTCTCGGAGCGTCAGATGGCTGCTGCGCGACCTTGTTCGGTGCCAGAACCCGCCGCGGATTCTGCTGGGTTGTTTCGAGTTCGACTCGCTTCGCGAGCGTAGGTCCGCTGAGTTCGATCGCCTGGCGTCGGCGATGTCCAGATATCCAAGCCTCGTGACAGTGGAGCGCGAATCGGAAGCGTGTATTAGGTTTGCCCGGTCGGTCTCGCCGACAGCCGTGCTGCGAGTGCAATGGCTCATCGAACTGGCGGACATGTGGCCCTCGACGACGATCGCTACGACGTTGGTCAACGGGTCTGGGGAACTGATCGACACCGAGCAGATTAAAGCCGGGCTGCTCAGGGAATACGGCGTGAGTCTCGGCTTACAGGAGTTATGTAAGGCTTGTCTGTGTTTATAA
- the HSP12 gene encoding lipid-binding protein HSP12 (ancestral locus Anc_8.62) produces MSDAGRKDFSEKLSEKAKPESQKSYMEQGKEKVTDAADRVAGAIQPEENKGVAQGVHDAAKEGKDEAKGESFEETAGQYVEAAKKKLEEAVEYVSSSVHGGEPSKK; encoded by the coding sequence ATGTCTGACGCAGGTAGAAAGGATTTCAGCGAAAAACTATCCGAGAAGGCTAAGCCAGAGTCCCAAAAATCTTACATGGAGCAAGGCAAGGAGAAGGTAACCGACGCCGCCGACAGAGTCGCCGGCGCCATTCAGCCAGAAGAGAACAAGGGAGTCGCTCAGGGCGTTCACGACGCTGCTAAGGAGGGTAAGGACGAGGCCAAGGGTGAGTCTTTCGAGGAAACTGCCGGCCAGTACGTGGAGgctgccaagaagaagttggaggaAGCTGTCGAATACGTTTCCTCTTCTGTCCACGGCGGTGAGCCCTCCAAGAAGTAA
- the MDJ1 gene encoding Mdj1p (ancestral locus Anc_8.61): protein MSKGSVLGRRVFCAGYRACGWANSGRFAVRQFHGSVPRRQDIKDPYDTLGVKRSASSSEIKKAYYKLAKKYHPDVNKEPDAEAKFHDLQNAYEILSDENKKQQYDQFGAAAFNGSAGGGPGGPGGPGGFGGFGSPFGDFGGGGGAGFGNFGGINFEDLFGAAFGGGAGRGGGPNGRSSMFREYKGDSAEVVHRMSFKEAVFGAKGAKLKFSVVDPCSTCQGSGLKPNAQSSTCPSCHGSGTTVHVRGGFQMASTCNRCGGEGTIVRPQDVCRSCHGEGVQLNSQKTISVDLPMGLQDGDVVRVPGQGSYPHMAVDPKMKDSVRLHRGDLLVRIRVDKDPRFTIKNKTDIWYTKEIPITTAALGGQVTIPTVDDSQIRLKVQPGTQPDQVISIPNMGVPRMNGERGAMKVQYKIVIKKPQSQAEKCLWEALADVTNDQTAKRSETKASDTNHTDKTANHNTATTNPDNPSALGRLENFISNTFKKIRGGDDKRQDS, encoded by the coding sequence ATGAGCAAAGGTAGCGTTTTGGGGAGAAGGGTGTTTTGTGCGGGATACAGAGCTTGCGGTTGGGCGAACAGTGGTCGGTTTGCCGTGCGGCAGTTCCATGGTTCGGTTCCACGGCGGCAGGACATTAAGGATCCGTACGACACGCTTGGGGTTAAGAGGAGTGCTTCGTCGTctgagatcaagaaggcgTATTACAAGCTGGCTAAGAAGTACCATCCGGATGTCAATAAGGAGCCCGATGCCGAGGCCAAGTTCCACGATCTGCAGAACGCGTACGAGATTCTGTCTGacgagaacaagaagcagCAGTACGACCAGTTTGGTGCGGCAGCGTTTAATGGGTCTGCTGGGGGCGGTCCGGGCGGACCGGGCGGACCTGGCGGGTTCGGGGGATTCGGCAGTCCGTTTGGCGACTTTGGTGGCGGCGGAGGTGCCGGATTTGGGAATTTTGGCGGCATAAATTTCGAGGACCTGTTTGGTGCTGCGTTCGGCGGCGGCGCTGGCAGAGGCGGCGGACCCAACGGCCGGTCTTCTATGTTCAGAGAGTACAAGGGAGATTCCGCAGAGGTGGTGCATCGGATGAGTTTTAAGGAAGCGGTGTTTGGTGCCAAGGGCGCCAAGTTGAAGTTTAGCGTGGTGGATCCCTGTTCGACGTGTCAGGGTTCGGGATTGAAACCGAACGCGCAGAGCTCCACATGCCCCAGTTGCCACGGAAGCGGTACCACTGTGCATGTGAGGGGCGGATTCCAGATGGCGTCGACTTGTAACCGCTGTGGTGGGGAAGGGACCATTGTGCGCCCACAGGACGTTTGTAGGAGCTGTCACGGCGAAGGAGTGCAGCTTAACAGTCAAAAGACCATTAGCGTCGATCTACCCATGGGTTTGCAGGATGGTGACGTGGTCAGGGTGCCGGGACAAGGTTCGTACCCTCACATGGCCGTGGatccaaagatgaaggacTCTGTCAGACTGCACAGAGGTGACTTATTGGTTAGGATTCGCGTGGATAAGGATCCCCGCTTCACGATTAAAAATAAGACTGATATATGGTACACAAAGGAGATACCAATTACTACCGCGGCTCTCGGTGGGCAGGTCACCATACCCACTGTGGACGATTCGCAGATAAGACTCAAGGTGCAGCCGGGCACGCAGCCGGATCAGGTCATCTCGATCCCCAACATGGGAGTGCCCAGAATGAACGGAGAGCGCGGGGCCATGAAAGTGCAGTACAAGATTGTCATCAAGAAGCCTCAGTCGCAGGCTGAGAAGTGTCTATGGGAAGCACTGGCAGATGTGACAAACGATCAAACAGCAAAGAGATCCGAGACGAAAGCTTCAGATACAAATCACACAGACAAGACGGCGAACCACAATACTGCAACGACAAACCCTGATAACCCCAGCGCATTGGGCAGATTGGAAAACTTCATCAGCAACactttcaagaagatcagagGTGGTGACGATAAGAGACAAGATTCATAG
- the EMA19 gene encoding Ema19p (ancestral locus Anc_8.60) yields MPKLQGFQRSLYYYYFLLHIPITLLIDSQVVIPERYHPASALFRWHIAQNNDFLLQEKPTWLYNFVLIELVLQLPLFFYFANGLRPTQATTDQTKLAKAAASSKEKNLYRWLRIYGWNASLSTLICMITIYQRGYYPSTPLVPLVYEDKIRLILVYLPTFLLPLRLCLL; encoded by the coding sequence ATGCCAAAGTTGCAAGGATTTCAGCGCAGCCTCTACTACTACTATTTCCTGCTCCACATACCGATCACTCTTCTTATCGATTCGCAGGTTGTGATCCCTGAACGCTACCACCCGGCGTCAGCCCTGTTTAGGTGGCATATCGCACAGAACAACGATTTCCTACTACAGGAGAAACCAACTTGGCTATACAACTTTGTGCTGATCGAGCTGGTCTTGCAATTGCCGTTGTTTTTCTACTTCGCAAACGGTCTACGTCCAACTCAAGCAACAACCGATCAAACCAAGCTTGCCAAGGCTGCAGCTTCCAgcaaagagaaaaatctATACAGATGGCTGCGCATCTATGGCTGGAACGCCTCATTGAGCACTCTAATTTGCATGATTACGATTTATCAAAGGGGATACTACCCATCGACACCTCTCGTGCCATTAGTCTACGAGGACAAGATACGTCTGATTCTCGTCTATCTTCCTACGTTTCTGCTACCATTGAGATTGTGCCTTTTATAG
- the MLO50 gene encoding Mlo50p (ancestral locus Anc_8.59) yields MNVLMCAISYIPPNRKLFNSRHKLTRRELQSSSAAEVDWSTTLDVSLDEDSSLILYAVPVVGSVSRCGRSEDRTRSSTMSSDSGEDLFEPDLRSRLQSSLSLESLIQENKKRISAHHESLDLINSTGHNAASIKTSAKQEIAKLRDRNTHLFGRAELLQEQWDKVRRCHDPTVLLIEIGKNGLYWFGIPSDLRPAVYRCCLYQLGGSPPLGKVFDAMARCCADEILAAQIYQNIRRIFPFITDPDSPLRQANAVEARLSSKYPGLHYHLTQTLKLNLIDAFVRPFLINALIYAFSSHASIGMELLDVVVLAVYYRDLGRFMLDEFLFSVLEQTHFKFFSDRKQEVEQQLTNIRFELADVLEESRRLHGRFIIGQVST; encoded by the coding sequence ATGAACGTACTGATGTGTGCTATTAGCTATATACCACCCAATCGcaagctcttcaattcGAGACATAAGCTGACGCGACGAGAGTTGCAAAGTTCGTCGGCTGCCGAGGTCGATTGGTCCACGACATTGGATGTGTCACTCGACGAGGACTCGTCGTTGATCCTCTATGCTGTACCTGTGGTCGGCAGCGTCTCGAGATGCGGAAGGAGCGAAGATCGTACCCGAAGCTCGACGATGTCGAGCGACAGCGGCGAGGATCTGTTTGAACCAGACCTCAGAAGCAGGCTCCAGAGTAGTCTGAGTCTGGAGTCGCTGATACAGGAGAACAAGAAACGGATCTCAGCTCACCATGAGAGCCTGGATCTGATCAACTCGACCGGGCATAACGCAGCTTCGATCAAGACATCAGCTAAACAGGAGATCGCGAAGCTGAGGGATAGAAATACGCATCTGTTTGGCAGAGCAGAGCTTCTGCAAGAGCAATGGGACAAAGTACGACGTTGCCACGATCCCACTGTGCTCCTGATCGAAATCGGGAAAAACGGTCTTTACTGGTTTGGCATACCGTCTGACTTGAGACCCGCGGTTTATCGATGTTGTCTATATCAGCTTGGCGGCTCACCGCCCCTCGGCAAAGTGTTCGACGCGATGGCTAGATGCTGCGCAGATGAGATTTTGGCAGCACAGATCTACCAGAACATACGACGAATCTTTCCATTCATTACGGACCCAGATAGTCCATTGAGGCAGGCGAATGCCGTCGAAGCAAGGCTTTCATCGAAATACCCAGGCCTTCATTATCACCTGACGCAGACACTCAAACTGAACTTGATTGATGCTTTTGTGCGTCCCTTCCTGATAAATGCGCTAATCTACGCGTTCAGTTCACACGCTAGCATTGGCATGGAACTGCTAGACGTCGTCGTGCTCGCGGTTTATTACCGTGACCTTGGCCGATTCATGCTGGACGAGTTTCTCTTCAGCGTGCTGGAGCAAACGCacttcaaattcttcagcgacAGGAAGCAGGAGGTGGAGCAACAACTGACCAATATCAGATTCGAACTGGCAGATGTCTTGGAAGAGTCAAGGCGGCTTCACGGCCGCTTCATCATTGGTCAAGTCTCCACGTGA
- the GNA1 gene encoding glucosamine 6-phosphate N-acetyltransferase (ancestral locus Anc_8.58): MTAGYTIRRISKDDYEGVIDTLKVLTVVGDVSRRRFEEIVDHWDAVYLHGTSTRQYNPLVVVEDATGQIAATGNIILERKLIHDAGLCGHIEDIAVSKSHQGKRLGKFLIDRLTQLGFEAGCYKIILDCDPKNVPFYEKCGYSKAGIEMQIRRD, encoded by the coding sequence ATGACAGCTGGCTACACCATCAGAAGGATCTCCAAGGATGACTACGAAGGGGTCATTGACACCCTCAAGGTGTTGACCGTCGTAGGGGACGTCTCTAGGCGCCGGTTCGAGGAGATCGTCGATCATTGGGACGCTGTCTATCTACACGGCACCTCCACTAGGCAGTACAACCCACTTGTAGTTGTTGAGGACGCAACGGGCCAGATCGCTGCAACGGGAAACATCATCCTCGAAAGGAAGCTGATCCACGATGCCGGGCTATGCGGCCACATCGAAGACATTGCCGTGTCAAAGAGTCACCAGGGCAAGCGCTTGGGCAAATTTCTGATCGACAGACTTACTCAGCTGGGCTTCGAGGCCGGTTGCTACAAGATCATTCTGGACTGCGACCCGAAGAACGTTCCGTTCTACGAAAAATGCGGATACTCAAAGGCTGGCATCGAAATGCAAATTAGACGTGACTAA
- the SMX2 gene encoding mRNA splicing protein SMX2 (ancestral locus Anc_8.57), giving the protein MVSTPELKRYVDKKVILQINGSRKIAGVLRGYDVFLNVVIDDAVELTKDGSKHTLGSQTVVRGNSIVSLEALDSIN; this is encoded by the coding sequence ATGGTCTCTACTCCTGAACTGAAGAGATATGTGGACAAGAAGGTGATCCTTCAGATCAACGGTTCCCGTAAGATCGCCGGTGTGCTGCGAGGCTATGATGTGTTTCTGAATGTCGTTATTGACGACGCAGTCGAGTTAACAAAGGATGGTTCAAAGCATACGTTGGGCTCACAAACGGTGGTTAGAGGTAACTCTATAGTTTCATTAGAGGCGTTAGATAGTATTAATTAA